In Alicyclobacillus macrosporangiidus CPP55, a single window of DNA contains:
- the rnpM gene encoding RNase P modulator RnpM — protein sequence MQRQRKLPLRKCVGCQGMFPKRELIRVVLTPEEQILLDPTGKRNGRGAYVCANPDCLRQARKRKSLERALKHPIPEGVYDELEARLAEVSPGGA from the coding sequence ATGCAGCGGCAGCGAAAACTGCCCTTGCGCAAATGCGTGGGGTGCCAGGGAATGTTCCCGAAGCGCGAACTGATCCGGGTGGTCCTGACGCCAGAGGAGCAGATCCTGCTCGATCCGACGGGCAAGCGCAACGGCCGCGGGGCGTATGTGTGCGCCAATCCGGATTGCCTGCGCCAGGCGCGCAAGCGCAAGTCGCTCGAACGGGCGCTGAAGCACCCCATTCCGGAAGGCGTGTATGACGAACTGGAGGCGAGGCTGGCGGAGGTGTCCCCGGGTGGCGCGTGA
- the rimP gene encoding ribosome maturation factor RimP, with product MPKERVTDIVERLALPIAAEVGVELVDVEYKKEGANWYLRVFIDKEGGVDIDDCTRVSERLSERLDEVDPIPSSYFLEVSSPGAERPLKKPSDFERAVGQFVHISLYEPWQGQKVFEGELTEYDGESLTLSYAIKGVRKTARIPVEKIAAARLAVQL from the coding sequence GTGCCCAAGGAACGCGTGACGGACATCGTGGAGCGACTGGCCCTGCCCATCGCCGCAGAGGTGGGCGTGGAACTGGTCGATGTGGAGTACAAGAAAGAGGGTGCCAACTGGTACCTGAGGGTGTTCATCGACAAGGAGGGCGGGGTCGACATCGACGATTGCACGCGCGTCAGCGAGCGCCTCTCGGAGCGATTGGACGAAGTGGACCCGATCCCCTCTTCCTACTTCCTTGAGGTATCCTCCCCAGGCGCGGAACGCCCGCTGAAGAAACCGTCCGACTTCGAACGGGCCGTCGGACAATTCGTGCACATCTCCCTGTACGAACCCTGGCAGGGCCAAAAGGTGTTTGAGGGAGAGCTGACGGAGTATGATGGGGAATCCCTGACCCTCTCGTACGCGATCAAGGGGGTCCGCAAGACGGCCCGGATCCCTGTGGAGAAGATCGCCGCAGCGCGGTTGGCCGTTCAGTTGTAG
- a CDS encoding 1-deoxy-D-xylulose-5-phosphate reductoisomerase — protein sequence MKTVTVLGATGVIGMHTLEVVDQFPEQFAVVALAAGRNVDRLAEQVRRYRPAFVAVADEEAGRALRDRLASVGGSTPEIGVGPDGLVQAAEVPSDVVVSAVVGAAGLRPAWAALARGATLALANKETLVAGGDLVMPWARANGADIVPVDSEHSALFQCLQGSRRQDVRRFILTASGGPFRTWPRERLRNVTVEEALRHPNWSMGRKITVDSATLMNKGLEVIEAHHLFSADYDEMSVLVHPQSVVHSLVEYRDGSVLAQLATPDMRLPIQYALMHPARPENEWPRLDLLSVGALTFEPPDMTRFPCLRLAFAAGRAGGYAPCVLNAANEVAVAAFLEGRLAFTGIAEVVEEVLSRHMTGTPRALNDIVEMDAWARREARIAVEKGGWGV from the coding sequence ATGAAGACGGTGACGGTGCTGGGGGCGACCGGGGTGATCGGCATGCACACCCTTGAGGTCGTCGACCAGTTTCCAGAACAGTTTGCGGTGGTGGCGCTCGCGGCCGGGCGGAACGTGGACCGGTTGGCGGAACAAGTACGGCGGTACCGCCCGGCTTTTGTCGCGGTCGCGGACGAAGAAGCGGGCAGGGCGCTGCGAGACCGGCTCGCTTCGGTGGGAGGCTCGACACCGGAGATCGGCGTGGGGCCGGACGGGCTCGTGCAGGCGGCCGAGGTGCCCTCGGACGTGGTCGTGTCGGCCGTCGTGGGTGCCGCCGGGCTGCGTCCGGCCTGGGCGGCGCTGGCGCGCGGCGCCACCCTCGCTTTGGCCAACAAGGAGACCTTGGTGGCGGGCGGCGATTTGGTGATGCCATGGGCGCGGGCGAATGGCGCCGACATCGTCCCGGTGGACAGCGAGCACTCGGCGCTCTTTCAGTGCCTGCAGGGAAGCCGGCGGCAGGACGTGAGACGGTTCATCCTGACGGCTTCGGGGGGCCCGTTTCGCACGTGGCCGAGGGAGCGGTTGCGGAACGTGACCGTGGAGGAGGCCCTGCGGCATCCGAATTGGTCGATGGGCCGCAAGATCACGGTGGATTCGGCCACCCTGATGAATAAGGGGCTTGAGGTCATCGAGGCGCACCACCTGTTTTCGGCCGACTACGACGAGATGAGCGTCTTGGTGCATCCGCAGAGCGTCGTCCACTCTCTGGTGGAGTACCGTGACGGATCGGTCTTGGCGCAACTGGCGACCCCCGATATGCGTCTGCCGATCCAATACGCGCTGATGCATCCTGCGCGTCCCGAGAACGAATGGCCACGGCTGGACCTGTTGTCGGTGGGGGCGTTGACGTTTGAGCCGCCGGACATGACCCGGTTTCCATGTCTGAGGCTGGCATTTGCGGCCGGCCGAGCGGGCGGGTACGCTCCGTGTGTCCTGAATGCGGCCAACGAGGTGGCCGTGGCCGCATTTCTCGAGGGCCGGTTGGCCTTCACCGGCATCGCCGAAGTGGTGGAGGAAGTCCTCAGCCGGCACATGACCGGGACACCCCGTGCATTGAATGATATTGTGGAGATGGATGCGTGGGCGCGCCGTGAGGCGCGGATCGCCGTCGAGAAAGGCGGGTGGGGCGTTTGA
- a CDS encoding PolC-type DNA polymerase III, producing the protein MAEQLSADWAPAAADVPGALDAVEKVIVRVKSRQVFVHLRHPGLWQERIHDASQEPGAGGVSPWSAWLTAVRRLEAACRNELGARTEGLHWVAPAWPNGPTEDEVRAALAALVEDYTEREPVAGQWLKQAECTVEPEPTDDSAPAPAIAGSSPPATAPSPAWRAVFWVTSAAEVGNLARKEAGQALAETAARWFGINLQVAFEVHPMASERVQGLREALEQEERQQVQEVLEQMEQKQAEVADRPQPLGDKPAWGEGRRRGDRRADEPVQPLTVGRPIDGPVISIDEIQDEMRRAAIEGRVFAVDTRTLPSGRTLVQFNITDETNSITAKLFIHNERQQQALEGFADGAYVRIQGQVQFDAYAKELVFMVSDMQPAEAPVRVDQAEEKRVELHLHSNMSALDGIPSVAEYIRQAARWGHEAIAVTDHGVVQSFPEAYQAGKKHGVKVLLGVEAYVVDDGTPIVYRMQDIPLDDRTEYVVFDTETTGLNAREDTLIELAAVRMRGGEIIDTFATLIDPERPLSPKISELTGITPDMLVGQPKLAEALEGFRRFAEGAIWVAHNAEFDVGFLGQCAQRLGMEPWRQPVIDTLALARVLYPGEKSYKLKTLTQKFSVELVNHHRALADAEATGRVFAYMLDDLAARGISRLPELNQLTRGVDVTRTRPFHATLLVVNQTGLRNLYELVSLAHTQYLYRTPRIPRSELVRLREGLLVGSACQQGEVVQAFLRGKTTDEIEEICRFYDFLEIQPVSHYENLVREELIQSVQSVREMHRQLVEIGKRLNIPVVATGDAHYVNPSDRIYREVFLQAQNGAEAALQPPLHLRTTDEMLAEFQHLGEDAYDVVVTHTRRIAALVEEVKPIPDELFTPVIDGAEDEITRMAYDKAKRLYGDPLPEIVAARLEKELNSIIQNGFAVIYLIAHKLVVKSLSDGYLVGSRGSVGSSLVATMTDITEVNPLPPHYLCPQCQYSEFITDGSVGSGFDLPAKDCPRCGAALRKDGQDIPFETFLGFNGDKVPDIDLNFSGEYQPRAHRYTEELFGKDHVFRAGTISAVAEKTAYGYVRKFAEERGLILRNAEIDRLVKGCTGIKRTTGQHPGGQVVVPHYKSIYDFTPVQYPADDKNAGTLTTHFDYHSGLENCLLKLDILGHDDPTVIRMLQDLTGVDPKSIPMDDPQVLGLFSGTETLGVKPEDIRSATGTYAIPEFGTKFVRQMLEDTRPTTFSELVRISGLSHGTDVWLNNAQDLIRNGIATLSEVICARDDIMVYLIYKGLEPARAFKIMESIRKGKGVKEEDAEYMRQFGVPEWYIESGRKIKYMFPKAHAAAYVLMAMRIAWFKVHYPLAFYATYFTVRADDFDVELMVQGRDAIVRRIEEIEHKGNGASPKEKSLLTVLEVALEMVVRGFRFLPIDLMQSHATQFLIREEENALLPPFAAVPGIGEAAAKSLYQACQDGPFLSVEDLQERSRVGRNVIEVLEQLGCLKGLPETNQLSLF; encoded by the coding sequence ATGGCGGAACAATTGTCCGCAGACTGGGCACCTGCAGCAGCGGACGTGCCCGGTGCGCTGGACGCAGTGGAGAAAGTGATCGTGCGGGTGAAGTCTCGCCAGGTGTTCGTACATTTGCGCCATCCTGGCCTCTGGCAGGAACGGATTCACGATGCCTCCCAGGAACCGGGTGCCGGCGGTGTGTCCCCGTGGTCGGCGTGGCTCACTGCGGTGCGGCGATTGGAGGCGGCTTGCCGCAACGAACTCGGAGCACGGACGGAGGGGCTGCACTGGGTGGCGCCGGCTTGGCCGAACGGGCCGACGGAGGACGAGGTTCGGGCTGCTCTGGCCGCACTGGTGGAGGACTACACCGAGCGGGAACCGGTCGCAGGCCAGTGGTTGAAACAGGCGGAGTGCACCGTGGAGCCCGAACCGACCGACGACTCTGCTCCGGCGCCGGCCATTGCCGGCTCGTCGCCTCCCGCGACGGCCCCGTCTCCCGCGTGGCGGGCGGTCTTCTGGGTGACGAGCGCCGCGGAGGTCGGCAACCTGGCGCGCAAGGAGGCGGGACAAGCCCTCGCGGAAACCGCGGCACGCTGGTTCGGAATCAACCTTCAGGTGGCGTTTGAGGTCCATCCCATGGCATCCGAGCGCGTACAAGGGCTGCGCGAGGCGCTGGAACAGGAAGAGCGGCAACAGGTTCAGGAGGTCCTGGAGCAGATGGAGCAGAAACAGGCGGAGGTGGCGGACCGGCCGCAGCCGCTTGGCGATAAGCCTGCCTGGGGCGAGGGGAGGCGCCGGGGAGACCGGCGCGCCGATGAACCGGTGCAGCCCCTCACCGTTGGACGTCCCATCGACGGCCCGGTGATCTCCATCGACGAGATCCAGGACGAGATGCGGCGCGCTGCCATCGAGGGACGCGTGTTCGCGGTGGACACCCGGACTTTGCCGAGCGGCCGAACCTTGGTGCAGTTCAACATCACGGACGAGACCAACTCTATCACGGCCAAATTGTTCATCCACAACGAACGCCAGCAGCAGGCCTTGGAAGGGTTTGCCGACGGGGCGTACGTGCGCATTCAGGGGCAGGTGCAATTCGACGCCTACGCCAAAGAACTGGTGTTCATGGTGTCGGACATGCAGCCCGCCGAGGCGCCTGTCCGGGTGGATCAGGCCGAGGAGAAACGGGTTGAGCTGCACCTGCATTCCAACATGTCCGCTCTCGACGGCATCCCGTCCGTGGCCGAGTACATCCGTCAGGCGGCCCGCTGGGGGCACGAGGCCATCGCGGTGACCGATCACGGCGTCGTCCAGTCCTTCCCCGAAGCCTACCAAGCCGGCAAGAAACACGGCGTGAAGGTGTTGCTCGGCGTGGAGGCGTACGTCGTCGACGACGGGACACCGATTGTCTACCGCATGCAGGACATCCCGCTGGACGACCGGACCGAGTACGTCGTCTTCGACACGGAGACCACGGGGCTCAACGCCCGCGAGGACACCCTGATTGAGCTGGCCGCCGTGCGGATGCGTGGCGGCGAGATCATCGATACGTTCGCCACCTTGATTGACCCGGAGCGGCCGCTGTCACCGAAGATCTCCGAGCTGACCGGCATCACCCCCGACATGCTGGTTGGGCAGCCCAAGCTGGCGGAGGCGCTGGAAGGCTTCCGGCGGTTCGCGGAAGGGGCGATCTGGGTCGCACACAACGCGGAGTTCGACGTGGGCTTCCTCGGCCAGTGCGCGCAGCGGCTGGGGATGGAGCCCTGGCGACAGCCCGTGATCGACACATTGGCGCTGGCGCGCGTGCTCTATCCGGGCGAAAAAAGCTACAAGTTGAAGACGTTGACGCAGAAGTTTTCCGTCGAGCTGGTCAACCACCACCGGGCGCTGGCGGACGCGGAGGCCACGGGCCGGGTGTTCGCGTACATGTTGGACGATCTGGCCGCCCGCGGCATCTCCCGGCTGCCTGAACTGAACCAGCTCACCCGGGGGGTGGACGTGACACGCACCCGCCCGTTCCACGCCACGTTGCTCGTCGTGAACCAGACCGGGTTGCGAAACCTGTACGAGCTGGTGTCGTTGGCGCACACCCAGTACCTCTACCGCACGCCGCGGATTCCGCGCAGCGAACTGGTGCGGCTGCGGGAGGGGCTGCTGGTGGGCAGCGCCTGCCAGCAGGGCGAGGTGGTTCAGGCGTTTTTGCGCGGGAAGACGACCGACGAGATCGAGGAGATCTGCCGGTTCTACGATTTCTTGGAGATCCAGCCGGTCAGCCACTACGAGAACCTGGTCCGCGAGGAGCTCATTCAAAGCGTGCAGAGCGTCCGCGAGATGCACCGGCAGCTGGTGGAGATCGGAAAGCGCTTGAACATCCCGGTGGTGGCGACGGGGGACGCCCACTACGTCAACCCGTCCGACCGCATCTACCGGGAGGTCTTCCTGCAGGCCCAGAACGGGGCGGAGGCGGCGCTGCAACCGCCCCTGCATCTGCGCACCACCGATGAGATGCTGGCGGAATTTCAGCACCTCGGAGAGGACGCGTACGACGTCGTCGTCACGCATACTCGCCGGATCGCCGCCCTGGTGGAGGAGGTCAAGCCGATTCCGGACGAGCTGTTCACGCCGGTCATCGACGGCGCAGAGGACGAGATCACGCGGATGGCGTACGACAAGGCGAAACGGTTGTACGGCGATCCGCTGCCCGAGATCGTCGCCGCCCGCCTGGAGAAGGAGTTGAACTCCATCATCCAGAACGGGTTTGCGGTGATTTATCTCATCGCCCACAAGTTGGTGGTCAAGTCGCTGTCGGACGGCTACCTGGTCGGGAGCCGCGGTTCCGTCGGGTCCTCCCTGGTCGCGACGATGACCGACATCACCGAGGTGAACCCGTTGCCGCCGCACTACCTGTGCCCGCAGTGCCAGTACAGCGAGTTCATCACCGACGGCTCGGTCGGGTCCGGGTTTGACCTGCCCGCCAAGGACTGCCCGCGCTGCGGCGCGGCCCTGCGCAAGGACGGCCAGGACATCCCGTTCGAGACCTTCCTCGGCTTCAACGGGGACAAGGTGCCGGACATCGACCTCAATTTCTCGGGCGAGTACCAGCCGCGGGCCCACCGCTACACGGAGGAGCTGTTCGGCAAGGATCACGTCTTTCGGGCGGGAACCATCTCCGCGGTGGCGGAAAAGACCGCGTACGGGTACGTGCGCAAGTTCGCCGAGGAGCGCGGGCTCATCCTTCGAAACGCCGAGATCGACCGGTTGGTCAAAGGTTGCACCGGCATCAAGCGCACCACCGGCCAGCATCCCGGCGGTCAGGTGGTGGTGCCGCATTACAAGTCCATCTACGATTTCACCCCGGTCCAGTATCCGGCGGACGATAAGAACGCGGGCACTCTGACGACGCACTTCGACTACCACTCGGGGCTGGAGAATTGCTTGTTGAAGCTCGACATCCTGGGGCACGACGATCCGACGGTCATCCGCATGCTCCAGGATCTGACGGGGGTCGATCCGAAGTCGATCCCGATGGACGATCCGCAGGTTCTCGGTTTGTTCAGCGGCACCGAGACGCTCGGCGTGAAGCCGGAGGACATCCGCTCCGCCACGGGCACGTACGCGATTCCCGAGTTCGGCACGAAGTTTGTCCGCCAAATGCTGGAGGACACGCGGCCGACGACGTTCTCGGAGCTGGTGCGCATCTCGGGCCTGTCCCACGGGACGGATGTGTGGCTGAACAATGCCCAGGACCTGATCCGCAACGGGATCGCCACCCTGTCGGAGGTTATCTGCGCCCGCGACGACATCATGGTATACCTCATCTACAAGGGCCTGGAGCCGGCGCGCGCGTTCAAGATCATGGAGTCCATCCGCAAGGGCAAGGGTGTCAAGGAAGAGGACGCCGAATACATGCGGCAGTTCGGGGTACCGGAGTGGTACATCGAGTCGGGGCGCAAGATCAAATACATGTTCCCGAAGGCCCACGCGGCGGCGTACGTGTTGATGGCCATGCGCATCGCCTGGTTCAAGGTGCATTATCCGCTGGCGTTCTACGCCACGTATTTCACCGTGCGGGCGGACGATTTCGATGTCGAGCTGATGGTCCAGGGGCGCGACGCCATCGTGCGCAGAATTGAAGAGATTGAGCACAAGGGCAATGGCGCGTCACCGAAGGAGAAGAGCCTGCTGACGGTGCTCGAGGTGGCGCTGGAGATGGTGGTGCGCGGCTTCCGCTTCCTGCCCATCGATCTCATGCAGTCGCACGCGACGCAGTTTCTCATCCGGGAGGAGGAGAACGCTTTGCTGCCGCCGTTCGCGGCGGTGCCGGGCATCGGCGAGGCAGCCGCCAAGAGCCTGTACCAGGCTTGCCAGGACGGACCGTTCCTGTCTGTGGAGGACCTGCAGGAGCGAAGCCGAGTCGGCCGGAATGTGATCGAGGTGCTGGAACAGCTGGGATGCTTGAAGGGGTTGCCCGAGACGAACCAGTTGTCCCTGTTCTGA
- the rseP gene encoding RIP metalloprotease RseP — translation MTWAVLWGFLRSALAVVAVFVVSIVIHEFGHFWVAKRCGVAVPQFAIGFGPKLVRWVRRGTEFSIRLFPLGGLVQLAGEVPQDALFRLGEELAVELDEAGRIRAVGDPADLPRGRVGVLRGLDLTDRMEMTLDFGEGPRVLRVVPRAQLMTSRRNAIPLVERDEQMLGKPLHQRAAIILAGPVMNFLLAGVLFSVLFMHTGVPLDAPVIGGIVPGSPAQHAGLMKGDRVIAVDGQPVRTWSEFSHAIQRDDTTPPRPLQLEVERAGTVQTVEVTPMQTPDHGPVVGVNRALSFNPVRAFGSGFATVYHGSVNALQLYWQVISQHRFNDLAGPVGIADAIGEQAQSGFWNVVAIAGLLSLNLGLFNLLPIPALDGGRLLFMVVEMVRGRALDPRKEGLVHFVGFALLMLFAVIITYRDVTRLF, via the coding sequence TTGACATGGGCAGTCTTGTGGGGGTTTCTCAGGTCTGCGTTGGCGGTGGTGGCGGTGTTCGTGGTGAGCATCGTGATCCACGAATTCGGCCACTTCTGGGTGGCCAAGCGCTGCGGTGTGGCGGTACCCCAGTTCGCCATCGGTTTTGGGCCGAAGTTGGTCCGCTGGGTGCGGCGGGGGACAGAGTTTTCCATCCGGCTCTTTCCGCTCGGCGGCTTGGTCCAGCTGGCCGGAGAGGTCCCGCAGGACGCCCTGTTTCGCCTCGGTGAAGAGTTGGCGGTCGAATTGGACGAAGCGGGACGCATCCGTGCCGTCGGGGACCCTGCCGACCTCCCGCGCGGACGCGTGGGGGTGTTGCGCGGCTTGGACCTGACGGACCGCATGGAGATGACGCTCGACTTCGGCGAGGGACCGCGCGTGCTTCGGGTCGTTCCGCGCGCCCAGCTGATGACGAGCAGGCGCAACGCGATCCCGTTGGTGGAGCGGGACGAACAGATGCTCGGCAAACCGCTCCACCAACGCGCGGCCATCATCCTGGCCGGTCCTGTGATGAACTTTCTCCTGGCCGGGGTGCTGTTCTCTGTGCTGTTCATGCATACAGGGGTGCCGCTCGACGCGCCCGTGATCGGCGGCATCGTCCCCGGTTCCCCTGCCCAACACGCGGGCCTGATGAAAGGAGACCGCGTCATCGCCGTCGACGGGCAGCCGGTTCGGACCTGGTCGGAGTTCTCCCACGCCATCCAGCGGGATGACACCACGCCGCCGCGGCCGCTTCAACTGGAAGTGGAGCGGGCGGGAACCGTTCAGACGGTCGAGGTCACGCCGATGCAGACGCCCGATCACGGACCTGTCGTCGGGGTCAACCGCGCCTTGTCCTTCAATCCGGTGCGCGCCTTCGGATCGGGGTTTGCGACGGTATATCACGGTTCGGTCAACGCGCTTCAGCTGTACTGGCAGGTGATATCGCAGCATCGATTCAACGATCTCGCCGGTCCCGTGGGCATCGCGGACGCGATTGGCGAACAGGCCCAGAGCGGATTTTGGAATGTGGTCGCGATCGCGGGGCTGCTGAGTCTCAACCTGGGGCTTTTCAATCTGCTGCCCATCCCGGCGCTGGATGGTGGACGGTTGCTGTTCATGGTGGTCGAGATGGTGCGCGGCCGGGCGCTGGACCCGCGCAAGGAAGGTCTGGTCCACTTCGTTGGGTTCGCCTTGCTGATGTTGTTTGCGGTGATCATCACCTACCGGGATGTTACGCGCCTGTTCTGA
- a CDS encoding L7Ae/L30e/S12e/Gadd45 family ribosomal protein → MARESQADRVRARALGLLGLAQRAGGIIAGSDAVLAAFGKGRVRLVLLAADAGANAEKKVRDKCAFYGIQMVSCFDRNELGRALGRGPTVMAGVTDPGFTEKLLQYTGEFCGGEAFGETSGVRVRKAIEHVEQGDPDHPQPPRRARGQPHERDG, encoded by the coding sequence GTGGCGCGTGAATCGCAGGCGGACCGGGTACGTGCGCGGGCCCTGGGGCTCCTGGGGCTGGCACAGCGGGCCGGCGGGATCATCGCGGGCAGCGACGCGGTACTCGCGGCGTTTGGCAAGGGCCGGGTGCGCTTGGTGTTGCTGGCGGCGGACGCGGGCGCCAATGCTGAGAAAAAGGTGCGCGACAAGTGCGCGTTTTACGGAATACAGATGGTGTCGTGTTTCGACAGGAACGAGTTGGGCCGCGCGCTGGGGCGCGGGCCGACCGTCATGGCGGGTGTGACCGACCCCGGGTTCACCGAGAAGCTGTTGCAGTACACGGGGGAATTCTGCGGGGGTGAAGCCTTTGGCGAAACTTCGGGTGTACGAGTACGCAAAGCAATTGAACATGTCGAGCAAGGAGATCCTGACCATCCTCAACCGCCTCGACGTGCCCGTGGCCAACCACATGAGCGTGATGGATGA
- a CDS encoding thymidine kinase, with the protein MTLQTSLETGHLLVITGNMMSGKTEELIARLRTVERIESIRAQAARRDGRTYTPRRIGVYKHGLDRRYSATEIASHGGQRVPATPVSSALELLARCLEDDVRVVVCDEVQFFMERDEEGWVIVRVLMELLRRGCQIMVSGLDKDFRGMPFGPMGDILALADERVSLTATCMRCGAPAVLPQRIINGRPADWDDPIVFPGATESYEPRCRRCHETLPPDTLASAEAAVARESSKPLPR; encoded by the coding sequence ATGACATTGCAGACTTCCCTGGAGACCGGCCACCTCTTGGTGATCACCGGCAACATGATGTCCGGCAAGACGGAAGAGCTCATTGCCCGCCTCCGCACGGTGGAACGGATCGAATCCATCCGCGCCCAGGCGGCGCGCCGTGACGGCCGTACCTACACCCCGCGCCGCATCGGGGTTTACAAGCACGGGCTCGACCGGCGCTACTCCGCGACAGAGATCGCCAGCCACGGGGGCCAGCGCGTCCCGGCCACGCCGGTCAGCAGCGCGCTGGAGCTGTTGGCGCGCTGCCTCGAGGACGACGTTCGCGTCGTCGTCTGCGACGAAGTCCAGTTTTTCATGGAACGGGACGAGGAGGGATGGGTGATCGTTCGAGTCCTGATGGAACTCCTGCGCCGCGGATGCCAGATCATGGTCTCCGGTCTCGACAAGGACTTCCGCGGGATGCCGTTTGGGCCGATGGGCGACATCCTGGCCCTTGCCGATGAACGCGTGAGCCTCACGGCCACCTGCATGCGCTGCGGTGCGCCCGCCGTCCTCCCGCAGCGGATCATCAACGGACGGCCGGCCGACTGGGACGATCCGATTGTGTTTCCGGGCGCCACCGAATCCTACGAACCGCGCTGCCGGCGCTGCCATGAGACCCTTCCCCCGGACACCCTGGCCTCGGCAGAGGCGGCTGTCGCGCGTGAATCCTCCAAACCTCTTCCACGGTGA
- a CDS encoding phosphatidate cytidylyltransferase translates to MLRQRVITGILAVVVVIAIVVWGPLPWRVFAFAGSLLAVREWCTITGVDWRSAPGVWALATVTVVLWRPEWLTPPWLPFWVMGTLAIPVLLRNRTAAGQMSMLWTGALYIGFGGSSLAALRDLGVGWLVLPLVTIWATDTTAYFAGSSLQGPKLWPDISPKKTISGAVAGLAGGAAAAALVGAVAFPEVPWWTFLWIGAVVSAAGQVGDLVESACKRAAGVKDSGHLLPGHGGVLDRVDSLLLASPVALCVLTRIIH, encoded by the coding sequence ATGCTGAGGCAAAGAGTCATCACCGGGATTCTGGCGGTGGTGGTCGTGATCGCCATCGTGGTCTGGGGCCCCCTGCCGTGGCGGGTCTTTGCGTTCGCCGGTTCCCTGCTCGCGGTCCGCGAGTGGTGCACCATCACCGGTGTGGATTGGAGGAGCGCACCGGGGGTGTGGGCTTTGGCGACCGTCACGGTGGTCCTCTGGCGACCGGAGTGGCTGACTCCGCCCTGGTTGCCTTTTTGGGTGATGGGGACCCTGGCCATCCCGGTGTTGCTGCGCAACCGGACGGCGGCGGGGCAGATGTCGATGCTCTGGACGGGTGCCCTGTACATAGGTTTTGGCGGGTCGTCCCTCGCCGCGCTGCGTGATCTCGGCGTCGGGTGGTTGGTCTTGCCGTTGGTGACCATTTGGGCGACGGATACCACCGCCTACTTTGCGGGGAGTTCCCTTCAGGGCCCGAAGCTGTGGCCGGACATCAGTCCGAAGAAGACCATCAGCGGCGCCGTAGCCGGCCTGGCCGGGGGGGCAGCGGCTGCCGCCCTCGTCGGGGCGGTGGCCTTCCCGGAGGTCCCATGGTGGACGTTCCTGTGGATTGGGGCGGTGGTATCGGCTGCCGGCCAGGTGGGGGATCTGGTCGAATCCGCATGCAAGCGCGCGGCCGGGGTCAAGGATTCGGGCCACCTGTTGCCAGGTCACGGAGGGGTGCTCGATCGCGTGGACAGCCTGCTGTTGGCCTCGCCGGTGGCGCTGTGCGTCTTGACGCGGATCATCCATTGA
- the nusA gene encoding transcription termination factor NusA encodes MNAEFIDALEQLQREKGIDKDTLLEAIEAALISGYKRNFNSAPNVRVEINRDTGEVKVYARKTVVEEPQDPRLEISLDAALDINPNYQLGDIVEIEVTPRDFGRIAAQTAKQVVTQRIREAERSIVYSKFVDRAEDIVTGVVGRQDARATYVDLGQTEAVLPVSEQMPTDRFRPGDRVKAYITRVERTSKGPQVVLSRTHPGLLKRLFELEVPEIYDGVVEIKAVAREAGHRSKIAVHSRNPEVDPIGACVGSRGMRVQAVVNELGGEKIDIVKWSEDPAEFVSNALSPAKVVSVQIFEEDKVARAVVPDHQLSLAIGKEGQNARLAAKLTGWKIDIKSETQAAELGMFGRITDFEEDDEVGTLSADWLNEP; translated from the coding sequence ATGAATGCCGAGTTCATCGACGCGCTGGAACAGTTGCAGCGGGAAAAGGGGATCGACAAGGACACCCTGTTGGAGGCCATCGAAGCGGCGCTCATCTCAGGATACAAACGCAACTTCAATTCGGCCCCGAACGTCCGGGTGGAGATCAACCGGGACACGGGCGAGGTCAAGGTGTACGCCCGCAAGACCGTGGTGGAGGAGCCGCAGGACCCACGGCTGGAGATATCGCTGGACGCTGCCTTGGACATCAATCCAAACTACCAGCTCGGCGATATCGTGGAGATTGAGGTGACGCCGAGGGATTTTGGGCGGATTGCTGCTCAGACGGCCAAGCAGGTCGTCACCCAGCGCATCCGGGAGGCGGAGCGGTCCATCGTCTACAGCAAATTCGTCGACCGAGCTGAGGACATTGTGACCGGCGTGGTCGGGCGGCAGGATGCCCGCGCCACCTACGTCGACCTCGGTCAGACGGAAGCCGTGTTGCCGGTGTCCGAACAGATGCCGACGGACAGGTTTCGCCCTGGCGACCGGGTGAAGGCGTACATCACCCGGGTGGAGCGCACCAGCAAGGGACCGCAGGTCGTTCTCTCGCGCACTCATCCGGGTCTGCTCAAGCGGCTGTTCGAGCTGGAGGTGCCCGAGATTTACGACGGCGTCGTCGAGATTAAGGCCGTGGCCCGGGAGGCGGGTCACCGCTCCAAGATTGCAGTCCACTCTCGCAATCCGGAGGTCGATCCCATCGGTGCCTGCGTCGGGTCTCGCGGGATGCGGGTGCAGGCTGTGGTCAATGAACTGGGCGGGGAGAAGATCGACATCGTCAAGTGGAGCGAGGACCCTGCTGAGTTCGTCTCCAATGCGCTGTCTCCGGCCAAGGTGGTGTCGGTTCAGATCTTCGAGGAGGACAAGGTGGCGCGGGCCGTCGTGCCCGACCATCAGCTGTCGCTCGCCATCGGCAAGGAAGGTCAGAACGCGCGTTTGGCCGCGAAGTTGACCGGTTGGAAGATCGACATCAAGAGCGAGACGCAGGCCGCGGAGTTGGGGATGTTCGGACGCATCACCGACTTCGAGGAGGACGACGAGGTCGGGACGCTGTCGGCCGACTGGCTGAACGAACCGTGA